The nucleotide window TAATGAACGGAACCGATGATCTAGGGGAACTTGGAGGGTCATCAGATGAATAATATAATTGTTTTACCAATGATTGTGCCGATTATAACGGCAGCATTGCTAGTATTTTTAAATAATAATATTAAACTTCAGCGAGTTGTAAGTTTAGTAACTATGATTTTTGTAATAGCGACATCTGTTGTCCTGTTACAGCTTATTCAAACAGAAGGTATCATGCGTATAGACTTTAGTGGTTGGGCACCGCCGTTCGGTATTTTATTTGTTGCCGATTCATTTTCGGTACTGCTTGTTCTGACGGCAAGCATCGTTACGGCGATCTGTTTGATTTATGCCTTCTCCACAATCGGAGAGCGTCACGAGAAGATGTACTTTTATCCGTTTGTCCTGTTTTTACTGGCAGGTGTGAATGGTTCGTTTTTAACAGGTGATATTTTCAACTTATTCGTTTGTTTTGAAGTAATGCTTTTAGCGTCCTATGTATTGGTTGCATTAGGCGGGGGAAAAATACAGCTGCGCGAGTCAATCAAATATGTGCTCATTAATGTTGTCGCATCATGGATTTTCCTTGTTGCACTTGCTTTCATGTATGGAACGTTAAAGACGCTTAATATGGCACATATTGCACAGCGTGTTGCAGAAGCCGGCCAGGATCCGTTACTGACGGTTGTGGCACTTGTTTTCCTTATTGTTTTTGCTTTAAAAGGAGGCTTGCTGCTGTTCTTTTGGCTGCCTGGTTCATACAGTGTGCCTCCAACAGCAGTACAGGCATTATTTGCCGCACTGCTAACAAAGGTGGGTATATATGCATTATTCCGTACGTTCACGCTCATGTTCCCGCTACAGCCGGAAGTGACGCATACAGCGATCGGTGTGATGGCAGGACTGACGATAATAGCGGGATGTATGGGCGCATTTGCCGGACGTGATGTTCGGACAATTGCTACATATAACGTCATCATTAGTGTTGGATTCATATTGGCGGCACTTGCGATCGGAACTGAATCAGCAATGGCAGGCGCAGTGTATTACTTAATCCACGACATGCTCGGTAAAGCGCTGCTGTTTTTACTTATTGGAACAATGGTGCTTTTGACAGGGGAAATTGTTGTAAAAAATATGAATGGATTAATTCGAATTTATCCGGTATTTGGATGGCTGTTCTTTATCATGTT belongs to Solibacillus sp. FSL W7-1436 and includes:
- a CDS encoding Na+/H+ antiporter subunit D yields the protein MNNIIVLPMIVPIITAALLVFLNNNIKLQRVVSLVTMIFVIATSVVLLQLIQTEGIMRIDFSGWAPPFGILFVADSFSVLLVLTASIVTAICLIYAFSTIGERHEKMYFYPFVLFLLAGVNGSFLTGDIFNLFVCFEVMLLASYVLVALGGGKIQLRESIKYVLINVVASWIFLVALAFMYGTLKTLNMAHIAQRVAEAGQDPLLTVVALVFLIVFALKGGLLLFFWLPGSYSVPPTAVQALFAALLTKVGIYALFRTFTLMFPLQPEVTHTAIGVMAGLTIIAGCMGAFAGRDVRTIATYNVIISVGFILAALAIGTESAMAGAVYYLIHDMLGKALLFLLIGTMVLLTGEIVVKNMNGLIRIYPVFGWLFFIMLCALVGIPPLSGFIGKVLIGQGAIETESYILLALAFGSSIIVLYSLMRIFLASFFGETSINEEDKIRMPRGAMVSFVLLTICIVALGVGAEGLAVYVNDAAYTLSNPSVYIDAILNTNK